One Podarcis raffonei isolate rPodRaf1 chromosome 3, rPodRaf1.pri, whole genome shotgun sequence genomic region harbors:
- the LOC128411436 gene encoding zinc finger protein 850-like, whose translation MKDTDPANLVRMEGGRWTVDLVRLSPASLPTTSERSLPGTSEKSDGDELEGKNKGEHNRIHIVEKSYKYSECGENIRQSSQSTSCQRKSFVQRDGLTSHERAQSKEKPYQCLECRKSFNQSAHLTSHQRIHTGEKPYQCLECGKSFCQKGDLALHRRIHTGEKPYQCLECGKSFSRSAHLTSHRRIHTGEKPYQCFECGKYFRERTQLTLHQRIHTGEKPYHCLECGKSFRLSGELTSHRRIHTGEKPYHCLECGKSFRLSCELTSHQRTHTGEKPYQCLQCGKSFSQSHSLTSHQRIHTGEKPYQCFECGKNFRDRTQLTLHQRIHTGKKPYHCLECGKRYTKNSHLTSHRRIHTGEKPYQCLECRKSFNQSAHLTSHQRIHTGEKPYQCLECGKSFRQKGGLALHRRMHTGEKPYQCLECGKSFSQSTQLTSHRRIHIGEKSYQCLQCGKSFSQRQSLTSHQRIHTGEKPYQCFECGKYFRERTQLTLHQKTHTGEKPYQCLECGKSFRLSGELTSHRRIHTGEKPYHCLECGKSFRLSGELTSHQRIHTGEKPYQCLQCGKSFSQSHSLTSHQRIHTGEKPYQCFECGKNFRARAQLTLHQKTHTGEKPYHCLECGKRFTNSSHLTSHRRIHTGERPYQCLECGKSFSKMVNFTSHRKIHTGEKPNQCLECGKSFTDSSNLTCHRRIHTGEKPYQCLECGKSFTNSSDLTCHHRIHTGEKPYQCLKCGKTFRRSSDLTCHQRIHTVGKPKKRNKRKNIKQPLQNTIV comes from the exons atgaaagacaCAGATCCTGCAAACCTAgtgaggatggaagggggaagatggacggttgacctggtcaggttgtctcctgcatcgCTCCCCACAACTTCTGAgcgttccctcccagggacctccgagAAATCTG atggtgatgaattggaagggaagaacaagggggAGCACAACAGAATCCACATAGTGGAGAAGTCATATAAATATTCAGAGTGTGGAGAGAACATCCGTCAGAGCTCCCAGTCCACCTCCTGTCAAAGAAAGAGCTTCGTTCAGAGGGATGGCCTTACTTCACATGAAAGAGCACAGAGTaaggagaaaccctatcagtgcttagaatgtaggaagagctttaatcaaagcgcacatctcacttcccatcaaagaattcataccggggagaaaccctatcagtgcttggaatgtgggaagagcttttgtCAGAAAGGTGATCTTGCTTTGCAtagaagaattcatacaggggagaaaccctatcagtgcttggaatgtggaaagagctttagtcgaagtgcacatctcacttcccatcgaagaatccatacaggagagaaaccctatcagtgctttgaatgtggaaagtacTTCCGGGAGCGGACGCagctcactttgcatcaaagaattcatacaggggagaaaccctatcactgcttggaatgtggaaagagctttcgtctgagtggtgaactcacttcccatcgcagaattcatacaggagagaaaccctatcactgcttggaatgtggaaagagctttcgtctgagttgtgaactcacttcccatcaaagaactcatacaggagagaaaccctatcagtgcttgcagtgtgggaagagcttcagtcagagccacagtctcacttcccatcaaagaatacatacaggagagaaaccctatcagtgcttcgaatgtggaaagaacttccgGGACCGGACGCagctcactttgcatcaaagaattcataccgggaagaaaccctatcactgcttggaatgtggaaagaggtacACTAAgaactcccatctcacttcccatcgcagaattcatacaggggagaaaccctatcagtgcttagaatgtaggaagagctttaatcaaagcgcacatctcacttcccatcaaagaattcataccggggagaaaccctatcagtgcttggaatgtgggaagagctttcgtcAGAAAGGTGGTCTTGCTTTGCATAGAAGAatgcatacaggggagaaaccctatcagtgcttggaatgtggaaagagctttagtcaaagtacacaactcacttcccatcgaagaatCCATATAGGAGAGAAATCCTACCAGTGCTtgcagtgtgggaagagcttcagtcagaggcaaagtctcacttcccatcaaagaatccatacaggagagaaaccctatcagtgcttcgaatgtggaaagTACTTCCGGGAGCGGACGCAGCTCACTTTGCATCAaaaaactcatacaggggagaaaccctatcagtgcttggaatgtggaaagagctttcgtctgagtggtgaactcacttcccatcgcagaattcatacaggagagaaaccctatcactgcttggaatgtggaaagagctttcgtctgagtggtgaactcacttcccatcaaagaattcatacaggagagaaaccctatcagtgcttgcagtgtgggaagagcttcagtcagagccacagtctcacttcccatcaaagaatacatacaggagagaaaccctatcagtgcttcgaatgtggaaagaacttccgGGCGCGGGCGCAGCTCACTTTGCATCAaaaaactcatacaggggagaaaccctatcactgcttggaatgtggaaagaggttcactaatagctctcatctcacttcccatcgcagaattcatacaggggagagaccctatcagtgcttggaatgtggaaagagcttcagtaagatgGTGAACTTCACTTCCCATCgcaaaattcatacaggggagaaacccaatcagtgcttggaatgtggaaagagcttcactgatagctccaatctcacttgccatcgcagaattcatacaggggagaaaccctatcagtgcttggaatgtggaaagagcttcactaatagctccgatctcacttgccatcacagaattcatacaggggagaaaccctatcagtgcttgaaatgtggaaagaccttcagaaggagctccgatctcacttgccatcaaagaattcatacagtggGGAaaccaaaaaagagaaataaaagaaaaaatattaaacaACCCTTACAAAATACAATTGTatag
- the LOC128411434 gene encoding zinc finger protein 850-like isoform X2 → MKDTDPANLVRMEGGRWTVDLVRLSPASLPTTSERSLPGTSEKSDGDELEGKNKGEHNRIHIVEKSYKYSECGENIRQSSQSTSCQRKSFVQRDGLTSHERAQSKEKPYQCLECRKSFNQSAHLTSHQRIHTGEKPYQCLECGKSFCQKGDLALHRRIHTGEKPYQCLECGKSFSRSAHLTSHRRIHTGEKPYQCFECGKYFRERTQLTLHQRIHTGEKPYHCLECGKSFRLSGELTSHRRIHTGEKPYHCLECGKSFRLSCELTSHQRTHTGEKPYQCLQCGKSFSQSHSLTSHQRIHTGEKPYQCFECGKNFRDRTQLTLHQRIHTGKKPYHCLECGKRYTKNSHLTSHRRIHTGEKPYQCLECRKSFNQSAHLTSHQRIHTGEKPYQCLECGKSFRQKGGLALHRRMHTGEKPYQCLECGKSFSQSTQLTSHRRIHTGEKSYQCLQCGKSFSQRQSLTSHQRIHTGEKPYQCFECGKYFRERTQLTLHQKTHTGEKPYQCLECGKSFRLSGELTSHRRIHTGEKPYHCLECGKSFRLSGELTSHQRIHTGEKPYQCLQCGKSFSQSHSLTSHQRIHTGEKPYQCFECGKNFRARAQLTLHQKTHTGEKPYHCLECGKSFSKMVNFTSHRKIHTGEKPNQCLECGKSFTDSSNLTCHRRIHTGEKPYQCLECGKSFTNSSDLTCHHRIHTGEKPYQCLKCGKTFRRSSDLTCHQRIHTVGKPKKRNKRKNIKQPLQNTIV, encoded by the exons atgaaagacaCAGATCCTGCAAACCTAgtgaggatggaagggggaagatggacggttgacctggtcaggttgtctcctgcatcgCTCCCCACAACTTCTGAgcgttccctcccagggacctccgagAAATCTG atggtgatgaattggaagggaagaacaagggggAGCACAACAGAATCCACATAGTGGAGAAGTCATATAAATATTCAGAGTGTGGAGAGAACATCCGTCAGAGCTCCCAGTCCACCTCCTGTCAAAGAAAGAGCTTCGTTCAGAGGGATGGCCTTACTTCACATGAAAGAGCACAGAGTaaggagaaaccctatcagtgcttagaatgtaggaagagctttaatcaaagcgcacatctcacttcccatcaaagaattcataccggggagaaaccctatcagtgcttggaatgtgggaagagcttttgtCAGAAAGGTGATCTTGCTTTGCAtagaagaattcatacaggggagaaaccctatcagtgcttggaatgtggaaagagctttagtcgaagtgcacatctcacttcccatcgaagaatccatacaggagagaaaccctatcagtgctttgaatgtggaaagtacTTCCGGGAGCGGACGCagctcactttgcatcaaagaattcatacaggggagaaaccctatcactgcttggaatgtggaaagagctttcgtctgagtggtgaactcacttcccatcgcagaattcatacaggagagaaaccctatcactgcttggaatgtggaaagagctttcgtctgagttgtgaactcacttcccatcaaagaactcatacaggagagaaaccctatcagtgcttgcagtgtgggaagagcttcagtcagagccacagtctcacttcccatcaaagaatacatacaggagagaaaccctatcagtgcttcgaatgtggaaagaacttccgGGACCGGACGCagctcactttgcatcaaagaattcataccgggaagaaaccctatcactgcttggaatgtggaaagaggtacACTAAgaactcccatctcacttcccatcgcagaattcatacaggggagaaaccctatcagtgcttagaatgtaggaagagctttaatcaaagcgcacatctcacttcccatcaaagaattcataccggggagaaaccctatcagtgcttggaatgtgggaagagctttcgtcAGAAAGGTGGTCTTGCTTTGCATAGAAGAatgcatacaggggagaaaccctatcagtgcttggaatgtggaaagagctttagtcaaagtacacaactcacttcccatcgaagaatCCATACAGGAGAGAAATCCTACCAGTGCTtgcagtgtgggaagagcttcagtcagaggcaaagtctcacttcccatcaaagaatccatacaggagagaaaccctatcagtgcttcgaatgtggaaagTACTTCCGGGAGCGGACGCAGCTCACTTTGCATCAaaaaactcatacaggggagaaaccctatcagtgcttggaatgtggaaagagctttcgtctgagtggtgaactcacttcccatcgcagaattcatacaggagagaaaccctatcactgcttggaatgtggaaagagctttcgtctgagtggtgaactcacttcccatcaaagaattcatacaggagagaaaccctatcagtgcttgcagtgtgggaagagcttcagtcagagccacagtctcacttcccatcaaagaatacatacaggagagaaaccctatcagtgcttcgaatgtggaaagaacttccgGGCGCGGGCGCAGCTCACTTTGCATCAaaaaactcatacaggggagaaaccctatcactgcttggaatgtggaaagag cttcagtaagatgGTGAACTTCACTTCCCATCgcaaaattcatacaggggagaaacccaatcagtgcttggaatgtggaaagagcttcactgatagctccaatctcacttgccatcgcagaattcatacaggggagaaaccctatcagtgcttggaatgtggaaagagcttcactaatagctccgatctcacttgccatcacagaattcatacaggggagaaaccctatcagtgcttgaaatgtggaaagaccttcagaaggagctccgatctcacttgccatcaaagaattcatacagtggGGAaaccaaaaaagagaaataaaagaaaaaatattaaacaACCCTTACAAAATACAATTGTatag
- the LOC128411434 gene encoding zinc finger protein 850-like isoform X1: MKDTDPANLVRMEGGRWTVDLVRLSPASLPTTSERSLPGTSEKSDGDELEGKNKGEHNRIHIVEKSYKYSECGENIRQSSQSTSCQRKSFVQRDGLTSHERAQSKEKPYQCLECRKSFNQSAHLTSHQRIHTGEKPYQCLECGKSFCQKGDLALHRRIHTGEKPYQCLECGKSFSRSAHLTSHRRIHTGEKPYQCFECGKYFRERTQLTLHQRIHTGEKPYHCLECGKSFRLSGELTSHRRIHTGEKPYHCLECGKSFRLSCELTSHQRTHTGEKPYQCLQCGKSFSQSHSLTSHQRIHTGEKPYQCFECGKNFRDRTQLTLHQRIHTGKKPYHCLECGKRYTKNSHLTSHRRIHTGEKPYQCLECRKSFNQSAHLTSHQRIHTGEKPYQCLECGKSFRQKGGLALHRRMHTGEKPYQCLECGKSFSQSTQLTSHRRIHTGEKSYQCLQCGKSFSQRQSLTSHQRIHTGEKPYQCFECGKYFRERTQLTLHQKTHTGEKPYQCLECGKSFRLSGELTSHRRIHTGEKPYHCLECGKSFRLSGELTSHQRIHTGEKPYQCLQCGKSFSQSHSLTSHQRIHTGEKPYQCFECGKNFRARAQLTLHQKTHTGEKPYHCLECGKRFTNSSHLTSHRRIHTGERPYQCLECGKSFSKMVNFTSHRKIHTGEKPNQCLECGKSFTDSSNLTCHRRIHTGEKPYQCLECGKSFTNSSDLTCHHRIHTGEKPYQCLKCGKTFRRSSDLTCHQRIHTVGKPKKRNKRKNIKQPLQNTIV; encoded by the exons atgaaagacaCAGATCCTGCAAACCTAgtgaggatggaagggggaagatggacggttgacctggtcaggttgtctcctgcatcgCTCCCCACAACTTCTGAgcgttccctcccagggacctccgagAAATCTG atggtgatgaattggaagggaagaacaagggggAGCACAACAGAATCCACATAGTGGAGAAGTCATATAAATATTCAGAGTGTGGAGAGAACATCCGTCAGAGCTCCCAGTCCACCTCCTGTCAAAGAAAGAGCTTCGTTCAGAGGGATGGCCTTACTTCACATGAAAGAGCACAGAGTaaggagaaaccctatcagtgcttagaatgtaggaagagctttaatcaaagcgcacatctcacttcccatcaaagaattcataccggggagaaaccctatcagtgcttggaatgtgggaagagcttttgtCAGAAAGGTGATCTTGCTTTGCAtagaagaattcatacaggggagaaaccctatcagtgcttggaatgtggaaagagctttagtcgaagtgcacatctcacttcccatcgaagaatccatacaggagagaaaccctatcagtgctttgaatgtggaaagtacTTCCGGGAGCGGACGCagctcactttgcatcaaagaattcatacaggggagaaaccctatcactgcttggaatgtggaaagagctttcgtctgagtggtgaactcacttcccatcgcagaattcatacaggagagaaaccctatcactgcttggaatgtggaaagagctttcgtctgagttgtgaactcacttcccatcaaagaactcatacaggagagaaaccctatcagtgcttgcagtgtgggaagagcttcagtcagagccacagtctcacttcccatcaaagaatacatacaggagagaaaccctatcagtgcttcgaatgtggaaagaacttccgGGACCGGACGCagctcactttgcatcaaagaattcataccgggaagaaaccctatcactgcttggaatgtggaaagaggtacACTAAgaactcccatctcacttcccatcgcagaattcatacaggggagaaaccctatcagtgcttagaatgtaggaagagctttaatcaaagcgcacatctcacttcccatcaaagaattcataccggggagaaaccctatcagtgcttggaatgtgggaagagctttcgtcAGAAAGGTGGTCTTGCTTTGCATAGAAGAatgcatacaggggagaaaccctatcagtgcttggaatgtggaaagagctttagtcaaagtacacaactcacttcccatcgaagaatCCATACAGGAGAGAAATCCTACCAGTGCTtgcagtgtgggaagagcttcagtcagaggcaaagtctcacttcccatcaaagaatccatacaggagagaaaccctatcagtgcttcgaatgtggaaagTACTTCCGGGAGCGGACGCAGCTCACTTTGCATCAaaaaactcatacaggggagaaaccctatcagtgcttggaatgtggaaagagctttcgtctgagtggtgaactcacttcccatcgcagaattcatacaggagagaaaccctatcactgcttggaatgtggaaagagctttcgtctgagtggtgaactcacttcccatcaaagaattcatacaggagagaaaccctatcagtgcttgcagtgtgggaagagcttcagtcagagccacagtctcacttcccatcaaagaatacatacaggagagaaaccctatcagtgcttcgaatgtggaaagaacttccgGGCGCGGGCGCAGCTCACTTTGCATCAaaaaactcatacaggggagaaaccctatcactgcttggaatgtggaaagaggttcactaatagctctcatctcacttcccatcgcagaattcatacaggggagagaccctatcagtgcttggaatgtggaaagagcttcagtaagatgGTGAACTTCACTTCCCATCgcaaaattcatacaggggagaaacccaatcagtgcttggaatgtggaaagagcttcactgatagctccaatctcacttgccatcgcagaattcatacaggggagaaaccctatcagtgcttggaatgtggaaagagcttcactaatagctccgatctcacttgccatcacagaattcatacaggggagaaaccctatcagtgcttgaaatgtggaaagaccttcagaaggagctccgatctcacttgccatcaaagaattcatacagtggGGAaaccaaaaaagagaaataaaagaaaaaatattaaacaACCCTTACAAAATACAATTGTatag